A single genomic interval of Peromyscus leucopus breed LL Stock chromosome 7, UCI_PerLeu_2.1, whole genome shotgun sequence harbors:
- the Cmtm6 gene encoding LOW QUALITY PROTEIN: CKLF-like MARVEL transmembrane domain-containing protein 6 (The sequence of the model RefSeq protein was modified relative to this genomic sequence to represent the inferred CDS: inserted 1 base in 1 codon), translating to MENRAVYGPTTEAAPGAGRGGLAACFTLGRLSRLQRXLKGLQLLLSLLAFICEEVVFECTLCGGLYFFEFVSCSAFLLSLLLLIVYCTPLYDRVDAGKVKSSDFYITLGTGCVFLLASIIFVSTHTGTSPEIAAIVFGFMASLMFLFDFGLMLYEKRQESQLRKPENNPRAGTLTEPLNG from the exons ATGGAGAACCGAGCGGTGTACGGTCCCACTACCGAGGCGGCCCCGGGTGCCGGCAGGGGCGGCCTGGCCGCCTGCTTCACCCTGGGCCGGCTCTCAAGGCTTCAGC GTCTTAAGGGCTTGCAGCTG CTGCTGTCCCTGCTGGCCTTCATCTGTGAAGAGGTTGTGTTCGAGTGCACGCTGTGCGGAGGCTTGTACTTCTTTGAATTTGTGAGCTGTAGCGCCTTCCTCCTGAGCCTGCTCCTGCTGATTGTGTACTGCACACCACTGTATGACAGAGTTGACGCTGGGAAAGTCAAATCATCG GATTTTTACATCACCCTGGGGACAGGGTGTGTATTTCTATTGGCGTCTATCATTTTTGTTTCTACCCATACTGGGACCTCACCTGAAATTGCTGCAATT gTGTTTGGCTTTATGGCAAGTCTGATGTTCCTGTTTGACTTTGGCCTCATGCTGTATGAGAAACGGCAGGAGAGCCAGCTGAGAAAACCTGAGAACAACCCCAGGGCTGGAACCCTCACAGAGCCACTGAATGGTTAA